The Vidua chalybeata isolate OUT-0048 chromosome 21, bVidCha1 merged haplotype, whole genome shotgun sequence genome contains a region encoding:
- the USP20 gene encoding ubiquitin carboxyl-terminal hydrolase 20, with protein sequence MGDSRDICPHLDSIGEVTRDELLLKSKGTCQSCGAVGPNLWACLQIGCPYVGCGESSADHSTLHAQAKKHNLTVNLTTFRVWCYACEKEVFLEQCLAAQPPSPPSRFPEPDSPLPAHPLKAVPIAVADEGESESEDDDLKPRGLTGMKNLGNSCYMNAALQALSNCPPLTQFFLECGGLVRTDKKPALCKSYQKLVSEVWHKKRPSYVVPSSLSHGIKLVNPMFRGYAQQDTQEFLRCLMDQLHEELKEPVVAETRDLDTSDQEDKREGDRSPSEDEFLSCDSSSDRGEGEGQSRTSGSMGSSSLAETELLIQDEAGRGISEKERMKDRKFSCGHRRSNSEQVDEDADVDTTMMPVDGRASPEMLPAPCPASPCRTPEPDNDAYVRCSSRPCSPVHHEMHSKLSSSPPRSSPARLGPSYILKKAQMQASGKKKKELRYRSVISDIFDGSILSLVQCLTCDRVSTTVETFQDLSLPIPGKEDLAKLHSAIYQNVPAKTGACGDNYASQGWIAFIMEYIRRFVVSCIPSWFWGPVVTLEDCLAAFFAADELKGDNMYSCERCKKLRNGVKYCKVLRLPEILCIHLKRFRHEVMYSFKINSHVSFPLEGLDLRPFLAKECVSQITTYDLLSVICHHGTAGSGHYIAYCQNVINGQWYEFDDQYVTEVHETVVQNAEAYVLFYRKSSEEAVRERQKVVSLASMKEHSLLQFYISREWLNKFNTFAEPGPITNHTFLCSHGGIPPNKYHYIDDLVVILPQNVWEYLYNRFGGGPAVNHLYVCSICQVEIEALAKRRRIEIDTFIKLNKAFQAEESPSVIYCISMQWFREWEAFVKGKDNEPPGPIDNTKIALTKPGGHVQVKQGADYGQISEETWVYLSTLYGGGPEIAIRQNVAQVQELENLHGEQKIEAETRAV encoded by the exons ATGGGGGATTCAAGGGATATCTGTCCTCACCTGGATTCCATAGGAGAGGTGACCAGGGATGAACTGCTGCTCAAATCCAAG GGAACTTGCCAGTCTTGTGGAGCTGTGGGACCAAACCTCTGGGCTTGTCTTCAG ATTGGTTGTCCTTATGTTGGTTGTGGGGAGTCCTCTGCTGACCACAGCACACTTCATGCACAG GCCAAGAAGCACAACCTGACGGTGAACCTGACCACGTTCCGTGTGTGGTGCTATGCCTGTGAGAAGGAGGTGTTCCtggagcagtgcctggcagctcAGCCACCCTCACCCCCCAGCAGGTTCCCTGAGCCG GATTCTCCTTTGCCTGCTCACCCTCTGAAAGCTGTTCCCATTGCAGTGGCTGATGAAGGCGAATCTGAATCAGAGGATGATGATTTGAAACCAAGAG GCCTTACTGGAATGAAAAATCTTGGGAACTCCTGCTACATGAATGCAGCACTTCAGGCTCTCTCAAACTG CCCACCTCTCACACAGTTTTTCCTGGAATGTGGTGGACTGGTCCGGACGGATAAGAAACCTGCCCTGTGCAAAAGTTACCAGAAGTTGGTGTCTGAGGTTTGGCACAAGAAACG CCCAAGTTATGTTGTTCCAAGCAGTCTATCCCATGGAATCAAGCTTGTCAATCCCATGTTCCGAGGCTATGCACAGCAG GACACCCAGGAGTTCCTGCGATGCCTGATGGATCAGCTCCATGAGGAACTGAAGGAACCTGTTGTTGCAGAGACGAGGGACTTGGACACCAGTGACCAGGAGGACAAGCGGGAGGGCGACCGAAGCCCTTCGGAGGATGAGTTCCTTTCCTGTGACTCCAGCAGTGACCGGGGTGAAGGAGAGGGCCAGAGTCGGACCTCAGGGagcatgggcagcagctccctggcagagACAGAGCTGCTGATCCAGGATGAAGCAGGGAGAGGGATCTCAGAAAAAGAGAGGATGAAGGACAGAAAGTTCTCCTGCGGCCATCGGCGCAGCAACTCGGAGCAGGTGGATGAGGATGCAGATGTTGATACTACGATGATGCCAGTCGACGGCAGAGCCTCACCTGAGatgctgccagctccctgtcctgccagccCATGTAGGACACCAG AACCCGACAATGATGCCTATGTGCGCTGCTCCTCACGCCCTTGCAGTCCAGTCCATCATGAAATGCACTCCAAGCTCTCCAGCAGTCCTCCCCGCTCCAGTCCTGCCAGGCTTGGACCTTCCTACATACTCAAGAAAG CCCAGATGCAGGCCtctgggaaaaagaagaaagagctCCGTTACCGCAGTGTGATTTCTGACATCTTCGACGGCTCCATCCTCAGCCTGGTGCAGTGCCTCACCTGCGACAGA GTTTCTACAACAGTGGAGACGTTCCAGGACCTGTCACTCCCAATCCCAGGGAAAGAAGACTTGGCCAAGCTGCACTCTGCCATCTACCAAAATGTGCCAGCCAAGACAGGGGCATGTGGGGACAACTATGCCTCACAGGGCTGGATTGCTTTCATCATGGAGTACATCCGGAG atTTGTGGTGTCCTGTATCCCTagctggttttggggtcccgTGGTGACACTGGAGGATTGCCTTGCTGCCTTTTTTGCAGCAGATGAGTTGAAGG GGGACAACATGTACAGCTGTGAACGGTGTAAGAA gCTGCGGAATGGAGTAAAGTACTGCAAAGTCCTCCGGCTCCCTGAG ATCCTTTGCATCCACTTGAAACGGTTCCGGCACGAGGTGATGTATTCCTTCAAGATCAACAGCCACGTCTCCTTCCCCTTGGAAGGGCTGGATCTGCGACCCTTCCTGGCCAAGGAGTGCGTGTCCCAGATCACCACCTACGACCTCCTGTCAGTCATCTGTCACCACGGCACGGCTGGCA GTGGCCACTACATTGCCTACTGCCAGAACGTGATCAATGGCCAGTGGTACGAGTTCGATGACCAGTACGTCACCGAGGTTCACGAGACTGTGGTGCAGAATGCAGAAGCCTATGTGCTGTTCTACAG gaaaaGCAGCGAGGAGGCGGTGCGAGAGCGTCAGAAGGTCGTGTCCCTGGCCAGCATGAAGGAGCACAGTTTGCTCCAGTTCTACATCTCTCGAGAGTGGCTCAATAAATTCAACACCTTTGCTGAGCCTGGGCCCATCACCAACCACACCTTTCTGTGCTCCCATGGAG GGATTCCTCCTAATAAATACCATTACATTGATGACCTGGTTGTGATTCTGCCCCAAAATGTGTGGGAATATCTCTACAACAG gtttGGGGGTGGCCCTGCTGTGAACCATCTGTACGTGTGCTCCATCTGCCAAGTGGAGATCGAAGCCCTCGCCAAGCGCAGGAGGATCGAAATCGACACCTTCATCAAG ctgaaCAAGGCTTTCCAGGCAGAGGAGTCTCCAAGTGTCATCTACTGTATCAGCATGCAGTGGTTCCGGGAGTGGGAGGCCTTTGTCAAGGGCAAGGATAATG AGCCCCCTGGACCAATTGACAACACCAAGATTGCCCTCACGAAACCAGGTGGCCACGTGCAAGTCAAGCAGG GTGCTGACTACGGGCAGATCTCCGAGGAGACCTGGGTTTATTTAAGCACCCTGTACGGAGGGGGCCCCGAGATTGCCATCAGACAGAACGTGGCCCAGGTGCAGGAACTGGAAAACCTCCACGGGGAGCAGAAGATTGAAGCAGAGACACGTGCAGTGTGA